The Phacochoerus africanus isolate WHEZ1 chromosome 3, ROS_Pafr_v1, whole genome shotgun sequence genome window below encodes:
- the MLPH gene encoding melanophilin: MGKKLDLSKLTDEEAKHIWEVVQRDFELRRKEEERLAGLKGKIKKESSRRELLSDTAHPDDTHCARCLQPYRFLSAPKRQCLDCGLCTCQDCGHAHPEEQGWLCDPCHLARVVKMGSLEWYYGHVRARFKRFGSAQVVRSLRGRLRGGGLADGVQGSPDVNGAPEPSPEERSGDSEQMDEDGGPDTAAQAQPVGSKKKRLLPVHGLDFEADSDDSAPSCGHPPSLSSVPAATASLQALTGEPCAEGTSSYQADARASGRHLQPEEQTVDLSPAGPDALTELCLPGDSCSVALGVAATPGTKSLRSEQPPQQYLADVDTSDEEAVGAQRVTSHRSRQRSWPSSESQSPAGSEPTAADVEEAALKRKLEELTRHVSDHGASSAEEEGQDEGVDLDSSTPFRELPRPAAQVSTAAGQAPRWEKDPRGPQDPMQPKRTTDEELSELEDRVATTVLEVQQTESEVSDIESRIAALQAAGLTVRPSGKARRKSNLPIFLPRLVGKYGGTAAEDSSALPSDEVKAAAVPSLVRGKLNRYPKSQDKEGDPFTRESVYRGSLTQRNPNGRKAAASHSFAKPVMTHQP, from the exons GGGACTGAAGGGCAAGATCAAGAAGGAAAGCTCCAGGAGGGAGCTGCTTTCGGACACGGCCCACCCGGACGACACCCACTGCGCCCGCTGCCTGCAGCCCTACCGGTTCCTCTCGGCCCCCAAGAGGCAGTGCCTGGACTGCGGCCTCTGCACCTGCCAAGACTGTGGCCACGCCCACCCGGAGGAGCAGGGCTGGCTCTGCGACCCCTGCCACCTGGCCAG GGTGGTGAAGATGGGCTCGCTCGAGTGGTACTACGGGCACGTGCGCGCCCGCTTCAAGCGCTTCGGGAGCGCGCAGGTGGTGCGGTCCCTGCGCGGGCGGCTGCGGGGAGGAG GCTTAGCCGACGGGGTGCAGGGCTCGCCCGACGTCAATG GTGCACCTGAGCCGAGCCCTGAAGAGAGAAGCGGAGACAGTGAGCAGATGGATGAGGATGGGGGGCCGGACACAGCAGCCCAGGCCCAGCCTGTGGGCAGCAAA AAGAAGCGCCTTCTCCCCGTTCACGGCTTGGACTTCGAGGCCGACTCTGACGATTCCGCGCCATCCTGTGGTCACCCCCCGAGCCTGTCCTCGGTCCCAGCAGCCACGGCCAGCCTGCAG GCCCTCACAGGCGAGCCCTGCGCAGAGGGAACCAGCTCCTACCAAGCGGATGCCAGGGCCTCAGGGCGCCACCTGCAACCAGAGGAGCAGACAGTCGACCTTTCGCCTGCCGGACCGGACGCCCTCACCGAGCTCTGCCTACCTGGAGACTCCTGCTCAGTGGCCCTGGGGGTGGCTGCCACTCCTG GGACAAAGAGCCTCAGGAGTGAGCAGCCCCCCCAACAGTATCTGGCCGACGTGGACACCTCGGATGAAGAAGCTGTTGGGGCTCAGAGGGTGACCTCCCACCGCTCCAGACAGAGAAGCTGGCCCTCTTCTGAGAGCCAG AGTCCTGCTGGCAGTGAGCCCACGGCGGCTGACGTGGAAGAGGCAGCCCTCAAGAGGAAGCTGGAGGAGTTGACCCGCCACGTCAGTGACCACGGGGCTTCATCCGCAGAGGAGGAGGGCCAGGATGAAGGGGTGGATCTGGACAGCAGCACCCCCTTCAGGGAGCTCCCCAGGCCCGCCGCACAG GTGAGCACGGCTGCAGGCCAAGCACCCAGATGGGAAAAGGACCCCCGGGGCCCTCAGGACCCCATGCAGCCCAAAAGGACCACCGACGAGGAGCTGTcggagctggaagacagagtggcCACCACAGTTTTGGAGGTGCAGCAGACAGAGAGCGAG GTTTCTGATATCGAGTCCAGGATCGCAGCCTTGCAGGCAGCGGGGCTCACGGTGAGGCCCTCGGGAAAGGCCCGCAGGAAGTCCAACCTCCCG ATCTTTCTTCCGCGGCTTGTGGGGAAGTACGGCGGAACTGCTGCTGAGGATTCAAGTGCACTCCCTTCAGATGAGGTCAAG GCGGCAGCTGTGCCCTCTCTTGTGAGGGGGAAGCTCAATCGTTACCCCAAAAGCCAAG ACAAGGAGGGTGACCCCTTCACCCGGGAATCTGTGTACCGGGGGTCGCTGACTCAGAGGAACCCCAACGGCAGGAAggcagccgccagccacagcttTGCG AAGCCTGTGATGACCCaccagccctaa